The following proteins are encoded in a genomic region of Haloarcula salinisoli:
- a CDS encoding DUF7114 family protein produces MEEVAAVRRAALAGVDDVEPERLRDRITARLDDASLAPGVLTLVAEAAARGIPVADSDADRAAGVQLIYEGLVLTRRLAHDDPWTTGDRDDADLDILIADILVSRGFYLLARTDAAAAAVDVVREFGKDQTELRTTGDDSLDGNLEVDICDLAVVAGVTASGHEPTTELRAVGADLAADGLPDAETVLSGGVAEELASHTGANQGTEAAADH; encoded by the coding sequence ATGGAGGAAGTGGCGGCGGTCCGCCGTGCCGCGCTGGCGGGTGTCGACGACGTCGAACCCGAGCGACTCCGTGACCGTATCACCGCCCGGCTCGACGACGCCTCGCTCGCCCCGGGCGTGCTGACACTCGTCGCCGAGGCGGCCGCTCGCGGTATCCCGGTCGCCGACAGCGACGCGGACCGCGCCGCCGGTGTCCAGCTCATCTACGAGGGCCTCGTGTTGACCCGACGGCTCGCCCACGACGACCCCTGGACCACCGGCGACCGCGACGACGCCGACCTGGACATTCTCATCGCCGACATCCTCGTCTCCCGCGGGTTCTACCTGCTGGCCCGGACCGACGCCGCCGCGGCCGCCGTCGACGTGGTCCGGGAGTTCGGGAAGGACCAGACCGAACTGCGGACGACGGGCGACGACAGCCTCGACGGCAATCTGGAGGTCGACATCTGCGACCTCGCCGTCGTCGCCGGCGTCACTGCCAGCGGCCACGAGCCGACGACGGAACTGCGCGCGGTCGGCGCCGACCTGGCTGCCGACGGGCTGCCCGACGCCGAGACCGTGCTGAGCGGAGGGGTGGCCGAGGAACTGGCCAGCCACACCGGGGCAAATCAGGGGACCGAAGCCGCCGCCGACCACTGA
- a CDS encoding enoyl-CoA hydratase/isomerase family protein — MIRTTVEGDVCVLTLARPAQRNALDSGALRDMERAVADATEPVIYLHGEGTAFCAGADLAEVRTLDGDAAADFAALGQRVGNALEGYDGAVVAGIDGAARGGGVELALACDIRVATPAATFAETGVTLGLFGAWGGTTRLPRVVGEGEALDLALSGRTVDAEAALRMGLVSRLTDDPRAVADELAAVDGRALRTLKERLRDDADQATGDERERAAFAELVDAGAF; from the coding sequence ATGATACGGACGACCGTCGAGGGCGACGTCTGCGTACTGACGCTCGCACGACCGGCACAGCGCAACGCGCTCGACAGTGGGGCCCTTCGCGACATGGAACGGGCCGTCGCGGACGCGACCGAGCCAGTCATCTATCTCCACGGTGAGGGGACGGCGTTCTGTGCCGGCGCGGACTTAGCGGAGGTGCGGACGCTCGATGGGGACGCGGCGGCCGACTTCGCCGCGCTGGGCCAGCGGGTCGGGAACGCACTGGAAGGGTACGACGGCGCAGTCGTGGCCGGTATCGACGGCGCGGCCAGAGGCGGCGGCGTCGAGCTGGCGCTTGCCTGCGATATCAGAGTCGCCACGCCCGCGGCGACGTTCGCCGAGACGGGCGTGACACTCGGGCTCTTTGGCGCGTGGGGCGGGACGACGCGCCTGCCCCGCGTCGTCGGCGAGGGCGAGGCGCTCGACCTCGCGCTGTCGGGCCGAACCGTCGACGCCGAGGCGGCCCTGCGGATGGGGCTGGTCTCGCGTCTCACCGACGACCCCCGCGCCGTGGCCGACGAACTGGCCGCGGTCGATGGCAGGGCGCTCCGGACGCTGAAGGAGCGACTGCGGGACGACGCCGACCAGGCGACCGGGGACGAGCGTGAGCGCGCGGCGTTCGCCGAGCTCGTCGACGCCGGGGCGTTCTAG
- a CDS encoding DUF3105 domain-containing protein gives MVDCDYCEASFDGEDAYLDHLADDHDGELGAIDQRRVDSRKSDDESGISLMALAVGIGVAIAIGATLYLSFFSGGGGSDGVSPDGIESESLKDSGDSETLSAVEQFPNEGTQHVSESQNIDYEQSPPLSGPHYDRPTEGGFYEESQPAGNIVHSLEHGAVVIYYDDGALNESSRTSLQEFAQTHTGTWRSVIVLPNPNESAESDFVLTAWRNRMYMDSYDAQTVYEFLSEFLGRGPENPVR, from the coding sequence ATGGTGGACTGCGATTACTGTGAGGCGTCGTTCGACGGCGAGGATGCGTACCTGGACCATCTCGCCGACGACCACGACGGTGAACTCGGCGCCATCGACCAGCGGCGCGTCGACAGCCGAAAGAGCGACGACGAGTCGGGTATCTCGCTGATGGCGCTGGCGGTCGGCATCGGCGTCGCCATCGCCATCGGCGCGACGCTCTACCTGTCGTTCTTCTCGGGCGGCGGCGGCAGCGATGGCGTCTCGCCCGACGGCATCGAAAGCGAGTCACTGAAAGACTCGGGTGACAGCGAGACACTCTCCGCGGTCGAGCAGTTCCCCAACGAGGGGACCCAACACGTCAGCGAGAGCCAGAACATCGACTACGAGCAGTCACCGCCGCTGTCGGGCCCCCACTACGACAGACCCACCGAGGGCGGGTTCTACGAGGAGTCCCAGCCGGCGGGTAACATCGTTCACTCGCTGGAACACGGTGCAGTCGTCATCTACTACGACGACGGCGCGCTGAACGAGTCCAGCCGGACCAGCCTCCAGGAGTTCGCACAGACCCACACCGGCACCTGGCGCAGCGTCATCGTCCTCCCGAACCCCAACGAGAGCGCCGAATCCGACTTCGTCCTGACGGCGTGGCGCAACCGGATGTACATGGACAGCTACGACGCACAGACCGTCTACGAGTTCCTCTCGGAGTTCCTCGGCCGCGGCCCCGAGAACCCGGTTCGCTAG
- a CDS encoding DUF460 domain-containing protein: MNRTAALDAVIFGVDIQSGDVRGDAPSYALVVFDGDELQRDVVSRRKLRRQIESEEPAIVATDNMYELAADKDQLVHFLGSLPDETKLVQVTGDERPEPLSRVAKRHGVPYGKKPMKEAEAAARLAAANVGQEVSAFTDTTEVKVARGRSTGKGGWSEDRYTRRIHGAVKSQAREVESELDAAGLAYERDVTEKYGGFSNAVFRVEGRPQDIPVSTHRSGDTRVEIERVRRDGIEFRPLAKRRDHVVVGVDPGTTTAVAIVGLDGEVLDVYSSRTSDQADVIEWIIERGRPVVVAADVQPMPETVEKCRRSFDAAGWAPERDLPVDEKKHRTRAESYDNDHERDAMAAALYAFDGHESQFERVAQKVPARHEVGPVVARVVAGEESVESVLRDIEGEDEPEEEGASHQPRELTADEKEIKRLQARIDRLEDHVEELKGTIQQKDEQLDEKDKQLEKARQEGRREVRKDREVTRLERRNEALERKVEDEKAKREALNEKLERLKELWKLDHSNFADVSEHEEGLVPVKVVEQFTRDAIDEADEQFGLAAGDIVMFRDASGAGRSTAERLADVDPRLVLRNENLSEAADEVLFDHEIPVAPVEMVPVQEVDELAIAREEAVEEAIDDWHERAEERRQEQNAEMVDQIISEHRADRPVSGE; the protein is encoded by the coding sequence GTGAACCGTACGGCAGCGCTCGACGCCGTCATCTTCGGGGTAGATATCCAGAGCGGTGACGTCCGCGGCGACGCACCCTCCTACGCGCTCGTGGTGTTCGACGGCGACGAGCTCCAGCGGGACGTCGTCTCACGGCGGAAACTCAGGCGGCAAATCGAGAGCGAGGAGCCCGCCATCGTGGCGACGGACAACATGTACGAACTGGCCGCCGACAAGGACCAGCTGGTCCACTTCCTCGGGTCGCTGCCCGACGAGACGAAACTGGTGCAGGTGACCGGCGACGAGCGACCGGAGCCGCTCTCGCGGGTGGCAAAGCGCCACGGCGTCCCCTACGGCAAGAAGCCGATGAAGGAAGCGGAAGCGGCGGCCAGGCTCGCCGCCGCCAACGTCGGCCAGGAGGTCTCTGCCTTCACCGACACGACGGAAGTGAAGGTCGCCCGCGGCCGCTCGACCGGAAAAGGGGGGTGGTCGGAGGACCGCTACACGCGGCGTATCCACGGCGCGGTCAAGAGCCAGGCCCGCGAGGTCGAGTCCGAACTCGACGCGGCCGGCCTGGCGTACGAGCGGGACGTGACCGAGAAGTACGGCGGCTTCTCGAACGCCGTCTTCCGGGTCGAGGGGCGGCCCCAGGACATCCCCGTCTCCACGCATCGGTCGGGTGACACCCGCGTCGAAATCGAGCGGGTCCGCCGGGACGGCATCGAGTTCCGCCCGCTGGCGAAACGGCGGGACCACGTCGTCGTCGGCGTCGACCCAGGCACCACGACGGCGGTCGCCATCGTCGGCCTCGACGGCGAGGTGCTCGACGTCTACTCCTCGCGGACGAGCGACCAGGCCGACGTCATCGAGTGGATAATCGAGCGCGGTCGCCCGGTCGTCGTCGCCGCCGACGTCCAGCCGATGCCCGAGACCGTCGAGAAGTGCCGCCGGTCGTTCGACGCGGCGGGCTGGGCGCCCGAACGCGATTTACCAGTCGACGAGAAGAAACACCGGACCCGAGCGGAGAGCTACGACAACGACCACGAGCGGGACGCGATGGCCGCCGCCCTCTATGCCTTCGACGGCCACGAGAGCCAGTTCGAGCGGGTCGCCCAGAAGGTGCCCGCGCGCCACGAGGTCGGCCCCGTCGTGGCCCGCGTCGTCGCCGGTGAGGAGTCAGTCGAGTCAGTGCTGCGGGACATCGAGGGCGAGGACGAGCCGGAGGAAGAAGGGGCCAGCCACCAGCCACGGGAACTCACCGCCGACGAGAAGGAGATAAAACGGCTCCAGGCCCGCATCGACCGCCTGGAAGACCACGTCGAGGAGCTCAAGGGGACCATCCAGCAGAAAGACGAGCAACTCGACGAGAAGGACAAACAGCTGGAGAAAGCGAGACAGGAGGGTCGCCGGGAGGTCCGCAAGGACCGCGAGGTCACCAGACTGGAGCGGCGCAACGAGGCGCTGGAACGGAAAGTCGAGGATGAGAAAGCAAAGCGCGAGGCCCTGAACGAGAAACTGGAGCGGCTCAAAGAGCTCTGGAAGCTCGACCACTCGAACTTCGCCGACGTCTCCGAACACGAGGAGGGGCTCGTCCCGGTGAAAGTCGTCGAGCAGTTCACCCGCGATGCCATCGACGAGGCCGACGAGCAGTTCGGGCTCGCGGCGGGCGACATCGTCATGTTCCGGGACGCCTCCGGCGCGGGCCGGTCGACGGCCGAGCGGCTGGCCGACGTCGACCCGCGGCTGGTGCTTCGCAACGAGAATCTCTCGGAGGCCGCCGACGAGGTGCTGTTCGACCACGAGATTCCCGTCGCCCCCGTCGAGATGGTCCCCGTCCAGGAGGTCGACGAACTCGCCATCGCCCGCGAGGAGGCCGTCGAAGAGGCCATCGACGACTGGCACGAGCGGGCAGAGGAGCGGCGGCAGGAACAGAACGCCGAGATGGTCGACCAGATTATCAGCGAGCATCGGGCCGATAGGCCGGTCAGTGGGGAGTAG
- a CDS encoding PQQ-binding-like beta-propeller repeat protein, translating into MSQETRRTYLATVGAVGVAGLAGCPGDSSSDASSDEATEETTPGQEPSSDDDTETRASDDIGWPMFQFDAANSGYSVATDSVTPPTGPTTPVTEQWTFRTDATVGPVPAVADGTVYIASEKLYALDAADGTEQWSSEVASGATSSPAVVDDTVYATGLNSYVTSEPTSSVVALDAVDGTEQWAFELDSQTGSSPVVRDEVVYVGSNDTLYALDATDGTEEWTLETDAGVNSSPAIVDGTVYFGSLDNHVYAVDATDGSEQWSTETDGWVPSPAVADGTVYVGTQAATVYALNATDGSEQWTFETDWYRETSVVVADGTVYAGGYDDYLYAVDATDGTEQWRFENDRNVYASPAVADGTVYAGSIDDHLYALDAADGTELWAHETEVNVSAPVTVADGTVYVGGHDRSGENSVYVLTALS; encoded by the coding sequence ATGAGCCAGGAGACCCGTCGGACGTATCTCGCCACCGTTGGTGCAGTGGGCGTTGCCGGGCTGGCGGGGTGTCCCGGCGATAGTAGCTCAGACGCGTCGTCTGACGAGGCCACGGAGGAGACGACTCCCGGCCAGGAGCCGTCGTCTGATGACGACACTGAGACACGTGCGAGCGACGATATAGGCTGGCCGATGTTCCAGTTCGACGCGGCTAACAGCGGTTACAGTGTCGCTACCGATAGCGTCACACCGCCGACTGGTCCGACTACCCCCGTTACCGAACAGTGGACGTTCCGGACTGACGCGACGGTGGGGCCGGTACCCGCGGTTGCCGATGGCACCGTCTATATCGCGAGTGAAAAACTCTACGCGCTGGACGCGGCCGACGGCACCGAACAGTGGTCATCCGAAGTGGCTTCGGGCGCGACGTCGTCGCCAGCGGTTGTCGATGACACCGTTTACGCCACTGGCCTGAACAGCTACGTCACTAGCGAGCCCACCAGCAGCGTCGTTGCGCTGGATGCAGTCGACGGCACCGAACAGTGGGCCTTCGAGCTGGACAGTCAGACCGGTTCGTCACCCGTAGTGCGTGATGAGGTCGTCTACGTCGGGAGTAACGACACCCTCTACGCGCTGGACGCCACTGATGGCACCGAAGAGTGGACCCTCGAGACGGATGCTGGGGTGAACTCGTCGCCAGCGATAGTCGATGGAACGGTGTATTTCGGAAGTCTCGATAACCACGTCTACGCAGTGGACGCTACGGATGGCAGTGAACAGTGGAGCACCGAGACAGACGGGTGGGTACCGTCACCGGCAGTAGCCGATGGCACTGTCTACGTTGGGACCCAAGCCGCCACTGTCTACGCGTTGAACGCTACGGACGGCAGCGAGCAGTGGACTTTCGAGACAGACTGGTATAGGGAAACGTCGGTCGTGGTGGCCGATGGCACTGTCTACGCTGGGGGCTACGACGACTACCTCTACGCAGTGGACGCCACTGATGGCACCGAACAGTGGCGCTTCGAAAATGATCGGAACGTGTATGCTTCACCGGCGGTGGCCGATGGCACTGTCTACGCCGGGAGCATCGACGACCACCTCTACGCACTGGACGCGGCCGACGGCACCGAACTGTGGGCCCACGAGACTGAGGTCAACGTGTCCGCGCCGGTGACGGTAGCCGACGGCACCGTTTACGTTGGTGGCCACGACAGAAGCGGAGAAAACAGCGTCTACGTGCTGACCGCGCTGTCGTAG
- a CDS encoding AAA family ATPase has product MDAPLWTETHAPALEDIPQPEAREHLQGALQEPMNLLVHGPKGSGKTAAVRAYAREAHENPDADFTELNVADVFDMTKKEVANDPRFSSFIDSKRRRDSSKADLINHVLKESASYTPMSGTYKTILLDNAEGMREDFQQALRRVMEQYYEATQFVIATRQPSALIPPIRSRCFPVVMRAPTHAETVGVLGDIVTAEGVDHDDDGLEYVAGYAEGDLRTAVLAAQTTYEETGEVTMETAYETLTGLEADDAVESMVEAAEEGRFTDARSTLSDLLVDEGYGAEDVIEELLDVARSRYSGERLATVHELAGETDMALTEAANERIHLSRLLADIGQLSAQ; this is encoded by the coding sequence ATGGACGCGCCGCTGTGGACCGAGACGCACGCGCCGGCACTCGAAGACATCCCACAGCCGGAGGCTCGCGAGCACCTCCAGGGAGCACTCCAGGAGCCGATGAACCTGCTGGTCCACGGGCCGAAAGGGTCGGGCAAAACCGCCGCGGTGCGGGCCTACGCCCGCGAGGCCCACGAGAACCCCGACGCCGACTTCACCGAGCTCAACGTCGCCGACGTGTTCGACATGACCAAAAAGGAGGTTGCGAACGACCCCCGTTTTTCCTCGTTCATCGACAGCAAGCGCCGGCGGGACTCCTCGAAGGCCGACCTCATCAACCACGTGCTGAAAGAGTCGGCCAGCTACACGCCGATGTCGGGGACGTACAAGACCATCCTGCTGGACAACGCCGAGGGGATGCGCGAGGACTTCCAGCAGGCCCTGCGCCGGGTGATGGAGCAGTACTACGAGGCGACGCAGTTCGTCATCGCCACGCGCCAGCCCTCCGCACTGATTCCCCCGATTCGCTCGCGCTGTTTCCCGGTCGTGATGCGCGCGCCGACCCACGCCGAGACCGTCGGCGTGCTGGGGGATATCGTCACCGCGGAGGGCGTCGACCACGACGACGACGGGCTGGAGTACGTCGCCGGCTACGCCGAAGGGGACCTCCGGACGGCGGTGCTTGCCGCCCAGACCACCTACGAGGAGACCGGCGAGGTGACGATGGAGACGGCCTACGAGACGCTTACCGGACTGGAAGCGGACGACGCCGTCGAGTCGATGGTCGAGGCCGCCGAGGAGGGACGGTTCACCGACGCCCGCTCGACGCTTTCCGACCTGCTCGTCGACGAGGGGTACGGTGCCGAGGACGTCATCGAAGAACTGCTCGACGTGGCCCGTTCGCGCTACTCCGGAGAGCGGCTGGCGACGGTCCACGAACTGGCCGGTGAAACCGACATGGCACTGACCGAAGCGGCCAACGAGCGGATTCACCTGTCGCGACTGCTTGCGGATATCGGGCAGCTCTCGGCGCAGTAA
- a CDS encoding 30S ribosomal protein S24e, which yields MEIDIIEEDENPMLHRTDVRFEVVHEEATPSRLSVRDSLAATLNKDAEEVVIHKLDTKFGMRKTIGYAKVYESPEYARDVEQDHMLERNKIVADGEEEAEEA from the coding sequence ATGGAAATCGACATCATCGAGGAAGACGAGAATCCCATGTTGCACCGAACGGACGTCCGCTTCGAGGTCGTCCACGAGGAGGCCACGCCCTCCCGACTCTCCGTGCGTGACTCCCTCGCAGCCACGCTGAACAAGGACGCCGAAGAGGTCGTCATCCACAAGCTCGACACGAAGTTCGGGATGCGAAAGACCATCGGCTACGCGAAGGTCTACGAGAGCCCCGAGTACGCACGCGACGTCGAGCAGGACCACATGCTCGAGCGCAACAAGATCGTCGCCGACGGCGAAGAAGAGGCGGAGGAAGCATAG
- a CDS encoding 30S ribosomal protein S27ae, translating into MPRSDYYEDGELTKEMCPRCGDTVLADHDDRKHCGKCGYTEWK; encoded by the coding sequence ATGCCTCGCTCCGACTACTACGAGGACGGCGAGCTGACGAAGGAGATGTGCCCGCGCTGCGGTGACACGGTGCTTGCCGACCACGACGACCGAAAGCACTGCGGGAAGTGCGGCTACACCGAGTGGAAGTAA
- a CDS encoding bifunctional N(6)-L-threonylcarbamoyladenine synthase/serine/threonine protein kinase: MRILGIEGTAWAASAAIFESDSIELSKARQNAASDGVYECAELDDPSDDHVFIETDAYQPDSGGIHPREAAEHMSEAIPEVVETAIDHAQERAVADSAPPIDAVAFSRGPGLGPCLRIVATAARAVAQRFDVPLVGVNHMVAHLEVGRHRSGFDSPVCLNASGANAHVLGYRNGRYRVLGETMDTGAGNAIDKFTRHVGWQHPGGPKVEQHALDGEYHPLPYVVKGMDFSFSGVMSAAKQAVDDDIPVNDVCRGLEETIFGMLTEVSERALSLTGADELVLGGGVGQNQRLQGMLKEMCEQRGAEFYAPENRFLRDNAGMIAMLGAKMYAAGDTLEIAESAIDSNFRPDEVPVTWRGRDPVGPAGGASGRRPRADDAETELQGAEATVTIEADRVVKERNPRSYRHPALDERLRTERTRQEVRLTSEARHNGVPTPLVLDVDPDEARIVFQRVGAADLRESLSADTVGAVGEHLARIHDAGFVHGDPTTRNVRVGGNETADGRSVFLIDFGLGYATGEPEDHAMDLHVLAQSLAGTADDPEALFEAARDAYRDESDHADAVFASLTDIEGRGRYQ, from the coding sequence ATGCGGATTCTCGGTATCGAGGGGACTGCCTGGGCAGCCAGTGCTGCGATCTTCGAGAGCGACAGTATAGAGCTCTCGAAGGCTCGTCAGAACGCAGCTTCTGACGGTGTGTACGAGTGTGCGGAGCTGGACGACCCCAGCGACGACCACGTCTTCATCGAGACCGACGCGTACCAGCCCGATAGCGGCGGCATCCACCCGCGCGAGGCCGCCGAACACATGAGCGAGGCGATTCCCGAGGTGGTCGAGACGGCTATCGACCACGCCCAGGAGCGGGCGGTTGCTGATTCTGCCCCGCCGATTGATGCGGTCGCCTTCTCGCGTGGCCCCGGTCTGGGCCCCTGTCTGCGCATCGTCGCCACCGCGGCACGCGCCGTCGCCCAGCGCTTCGACGTGCCGCTGGTGGGCGTGAACCACATGGTCGCCCACCTGGAGGTGGGCCGGCACCGATCGGGCTTTGACTCGCCGGTCTGCCTGAACGCCTCCGGCGCGAACGCTCACGTCCTGGGGTATCGCAACGGCCGCTACCGGGTGCTGGGCGAGACGATGGACACCGGCGCGGGCAACGCCATCGACAAGTTCACCCGCCACGTCGGCTGGCAACACCCCGGCGGGCCGAAGGTCGAACAGCACGCGCTCGACGGCGAGTACCACCCGCTGCCCTACGTCGTCAAGGGGATGGACTTCTCCTTCTCGGGCGTGATGAGCGCCGCGAAGCAGGCGGTAGACGACGATATTCCAGTGAACGACGTCTGCCGGGGCCTCGAAGAGACTATCTTCGGGATGCTCACCGAGGTCTCCGAGCGCGCGCTCTCCCTTACCGGCGCAGACGAGCTGGTGCTGGGTGGGGGCGTCGGCCAGAACCAGCGCCTCCAGGGGATGCTCAAGGAGATGTGCGAGCAACGCGGCGCAGAGTTTTACGCCCCGGAGAACCGCTTCCTGCGGGACAACGCCGGGATGATAGCGATGCTGGGCGCGAAGATGTACGCCGCCGGCGACACGCTCGAAATTGCCGAGTCCGCTATCGACTCGAACTTCCGGCCGGACGAGGTCCCGGTCACGTGGCGCGGGCGGGACCCAGTGGGTCCCGCCGGCGGAGCGAGCGGGCGACGCCCGCGAGCAGACGACGCGGAGACCGAACTCCAGGGCGCGGAGGCGACGGTCACCATCGAGGCCGACCGCGTCGTCAAGGAGCGCAACCCCCGGAGCTACCGGCACCCCGCGCTCGACGAGCGGCTGCGGACCGAACGCACCCGCCAGGAAGTGCGGCTGACGAGCGAGGCCCGCCACAACGGCGTTCCGACGCCGCTGGTGCTTGACGTCGACCCCGACGAGGCCCGCATCGTCTTCCAGCGCGTCGGGGCGGCCGACCTTCGGGAGTCGCTGTCGGCCGACACCGTCGGGGCCGTCGGCGAGCATCTCGCCCGCATCCACGACGCCGGCTTCGTCCACGGGGACCCGACGACGAGAAACGTCAGAGTCGGGGGCAACGAGACGGCTGACGGTCGTTCGGTGTTCCTCATCGACTTCGGCCTGGGCTACGCCACTGGCGAGCCCGAAGACCACGCGATGGATCTCCACGTGCTGGCCCAGTCACTGGCCGGGACCGCCGACGACCCCGAGGCGCTGTTTGAGGCGGCCCGCGACGCCTACCGCGACGAGAGTGACCACGCGGACGCCGTCTTCGCCAGCCTGACCGACATCGAAGGCCGTGGCCGGTACCAGTAG
- a CDS encoding EamA family transporter produces the protein MRYLVWAIIALLGYTAVPPLVKLATADIPSDVVVLISNGILVVAAVGIILTADVSVTPYLTHERSIYAYGAGVALTVGIISYYRALAAGPVSVVVPIFGMFIATSSILGIAFLDEPLTARKVAGIGLAVAAIYLTSVE, from the coding sequence ATGCGCTATCTCGTCTGGGCTATCATCGCACTGCTTGGCTACACGGCGGTTCCGCCGCTGGTGAAACTCGCGACCGCGGACATCCCGAGCGACGTGGTCGTGCTCATCTCCAACGGCATCCTCGTCGTCGCCGCCGTCGGCATCATCCTCACCGCGGACGTCTCGGTGACACCGTATCTGACCCACGAACGGTCAATCTACGCCTACGGTGCGGGCGTCGCACTGACGGTGGGCATCATCTCGTACTACCGGGCGCTCGCGGCCGGCCCGGTCAGCGTCGTCGTCCCCATCTTCGGGATGTTCATCGCCACCAGCTCCATCCTCGGTATCGCCTTTCTGGACGAACCGCTCACGGCCCGGAAAGTCGCCGGTATCGGGCTGGCCGTCGCCGCTATCTACCTGACCTCGGTGGAGTAA
- a CDS encoding DUF5808 domain-containing protein: MVDKPQSGELFGVPYNFERPSLKRLVSSYWQPGDGMLVEKPFGIGYTLNLANWRAWIVLAVAGAMLYQERRGDGEEFEGEEADEPVEVVVD; this comes from the coding sequence ATGGTAGACAAACCCCAGTCAGGGGAACTGTTCGGCGTCCCGTACAACTTCGAGCGGCCCAGCCTGAAGCGGCTCGTCTCCTCGTACTGGCAGCCCGGCGACGGGATGCTGGTCGAGAAGCCCTTCGGTATCGGCTACACGCTGAACCTGGCGAACTGGCGCGCGTGGATCGTGCTGGCGGTCGCCGGCGCGATGCTGTATCAGGAACGCCGGGGCGACGGCGAGGAGTTCGAGGGCGAGGAAGCCGACGAGCCAGTCGAAGTCGTCGTCGACTGA
- a CDS encoding non-canonical purine NTP pyrophosphatase, producing MLNFVTTNPGKVREATAYLDDEVVQFDFDYPEVQADELGAVAAHGAREAYRAADGPVIVDDAGLFIDAFDGFPGPYSSYVEDRVGIERVWRMTEPEDDHSAAFKTVIAYCDGDDFAATPDPVDRDERRGQDLAADDRGGATTDEQVEGGEDALPVKLFEGRVPGEIVAPRGEGGFGFDPIFEHDGTTFAEMSTDEKNAVSHRGRALAKFAEWYAER from the coding sequence ATGCTCAATTTCGTGACGACCAACCCCGGGAAGGTCCGGGAGGCGACGGCGTACCTGGACGACGAGGTGGTCCAGTTCGACTTCGACTACCCCGAGGTCCAGGCCGACGAGCTCGGGGCGGTGGCGGCCCACGGTGCTCGCGAGGCCTACCGGGCGGCCGACGGGCCAGTCATCGTCGACGACGCCGGCCTCTTTATCGACGCCTTCGACGGATTCCCGGGACCGTACTCCTCCTATGTCGAGGACAGGGTCGGCATCGAGCGGGTCTGGCGCATGACCGAGCCCGAGGACGACCACAGTGCGGCCTTTAAGACTGTCATCGCCTACTGCGACGGGGACGATTTCGCCGCGACCCCGGACCCAGTGGACCGCGACGAGCGCCGGGGCCAGGACCTCGCCGCTGACGACCGCGGCGGGGCGACGACGGACGAACAGGTCGAGGGCGGGGAGGACGCGCTGCCGGTCAAGCTGTTCGAGGGGCGGGTCCCGGGCGAGATCGTCGCCCCGCGCGGCGAGGGCGGCTTCGGCTTCGACCCTATCTTCGAGCACGACGGGACCACGTTCGCGGAGATGAGCACCGACGAGAAAAACGCCGTCTCCCACCGCGGGCGGGCGCTGGCCAAGTTCGCGGAGTGGTACGCCGAGCGATGA